A window of the Butyricimonas faecalis genome harbors these coding sequences:
- a CDS encoding stage II sporulation protein M encodes MKEARFVSQNKEKWEKMEHVSHLDTDSIASNYVILSDDLSYAKTFYPGSDVVKYLNQLISVYQINIYGQERSEKKGVLSFWVREFPLLLYRERRTLLFAFLFLLFAALIGVFSTAKDDTFVRLILGDAYVDETLENIEKGTPMGIYSSSDEVNMFFMITANNIKVAFVAFVFGIFFSAGTLWILFTNGVMLGAFQYFFFQHGLLLHSVMSVWAHGTFEITSIIIAGGAGLVMGNSFLFPGTYKRSHSFRNGALRGIKIVTGLIPFFIIAGWIESFITRYADVYPVVGAVAILLSLGGVVGYFVVYPYYLHKTETNGKD; translated from the coding sequence ATGAAAGAGGCTAGGTTTGTCAGTCAGAATAAGGAAAAATGGGAGAAAATGGAGCATGTGAGCCATCTGGATACAGATTCTATTGCCTCTAATTACGTGATTCTTTCCGATGATCTCTCTTACGCGAAGACGTTTTATCCGGGCAGTGATGTGGTGAAGTATCTGAATCAGTTGATTTCTGTTTACCAGATCAATATTTACGGGCAGGAGCGATCGGAGAAAAAGGGAGTTCTTTCTTTTTGGGTACGGGAATTCCCCTTGTTGCTCTATCGGGAGAGGCGGACCTTGTTGTTTGCTTTCCTTTTCTTGTTGTTTGCAGCATTGATCGGGGTTTTCTCTACGGCGAAAGACGATACTTTCGTTCGGTTGATTCTTGGTGATGCTTACGTGGACGAGACGTTGGAAAATATTGAGAAAGGGACTCCGATGGGGATTTATTCATCTTCGGATGAGGTGAATATGTTCTTTATGATTACTGCAAATAATATTAAGGTGGCTTTCGTGGCGTTTGTTTTCGGTATCTTTTTTTCCGCGGGGACGTTATGGATCCTTTTCACGAACGGGGTTATGCTGGGAGCTTTCCAGTACTTCTTTTTCCAGCATGGTTTGTTGTTGCATTCGGTGATGTCCGTGTGGGCGCATGGGACGTTTGAGATAACATCGATTATTATAGCCGGGGGAGCGGGACTGGTGATGGGGAATAGTTTTTTGTTTCCGGGAACGTATAAGCGTTCGCATTCGTTTCGGAATGGGGCTTTGCGGGGTATAAAGATCGTTACCGGGTTGATTCCGTTTTTTATTATCGCGGGGTGGATTGAAAGTTTCATCACGCGTTATGCCGATGTTTATCCCGTGGTGGGGGCCGTGGCAATCCTCCTTTCACTGGGAGGCGTTGTCGGGTATTTTGTTGTTTATCCTTATTATTTACATAAAACAGAGACCAATGGAAAAGATT